A stretch of DNA from Bacteroidales bacterium:
TTTCTCTCGAAGAAATAGCAAGGATTGTGGAAGCAAACGATGCTAAAATACTAAGCAGCTATGTTAGTTCTTACCGCGATTCCATGAAACTGGAGGTAACACTTAAAATTAATAAAATGAATATACTGCCTATTTTACAAACTTTTGAAAGGTATAATTATATTGTTCTTGCAAGCTTCACCGAATCAGAATATAACAATGATTTACAGGACAGATATGATTCTCTTATGAATTTTCTGAATATATAAAGAAGCTATATGAAAGCAGCACTTTTTGCAATAAATTTCATTGAAGAGCTTGAACCTTATTATATTGAATTACTTGAAAAGTTGAAATATTATAACTTTACTTTATGTATTTATAAACCTTTTTTTGACCAGTTATTAAAGAATGGTATTGTTTCTCAATCCAACGAAGTTTTTAATTCGTTTGAAGATATAAAAAGCAATGTTGATTTTTTTTTCAGTGTAGGGGGGGATGGAACTTTATTAAAGACAATCCCTCTTATCCGTGATTCGGGCATCCCAGTATTGGGCTTTAATACCGGCAGGTTGGGATTCTTGTCTGGCATTTCTAAAGATGAAATAACTGAAGCTATAGAATGTATTATTGAAAAAAAATATACTATAGAAAAAAGAGCATTGATTCGACTTAATAAACCTATAGGTCTTTTTGGTGAAAATAATTTCGGGCTGAATGAAATTACAGTTCACAAAAGAGATTCTTCTTCCATGATAACTATTCAGGCATACATTAATGATGTTTTTTTAAATACATACTGGGCGGATGGGTTGATAATTTCAACACCTACGGGCTCTACTGCATATTCGCTAAGTTGCGGTGGCCCTATTGTTGCTCCGGACTCATCTAATTTTATAATAACACCCATTTCAATTCACAATCTTACAGTTAGGCCTCTGGTTATTCCAGATGATGTTAGAATTAAACTTAAAATTGAAGGAAGAGAAGATAATTATCTGGTAACTCTTGATTCAAACAATATAGTTACCAGTTCTTCAATTGAGCTGGAGATTGTTAAGGAGTATTTTTGTATAAATATTGTCCAGTTGAACAAACATTCATTTTTCTCAACTATAAGGGAAAAACTTATGTGGGGGTGGGATAAAAGAAATTAATATTTTGATTATACATTAATTAATTGTAAATAATTTTTGTACCCTTAATAATTTTTGTATTTTTGTAGTTTAAGTTTATTGACATGAAAAAGATAATAATTTTATTGTTGTTGGCACTAGTGTTAACAGACTTGTCGTTTGCCCAGAAAAGATATAGGTCTCGGTACAGAAACCAAGCATGGAAAAAAGACATGCATAAGATATATCTAGGTCTTGGCGCATCAAATTTTTTTGGGGATTTAGGTGGTGCTAATAAAATAGGCTCCACATCTTTTAGTTTAAGGGATTTTGATATTCAGGCAGTAAGGCCCGCAATACAATTGGGATACTTATACCGTTTTGACCAATATTGGGCCTGGCGCACATCATTTGATTATATATGGTTAAGCGGAAATGACAAATGGACAAATGAATTATTTCGCACTAATAGAAATCTTAATTTTCGAACACCTATTTACGGATTGTCTACCTCGATTGTTTTTTTATATGAAATAAAACAAAAAGGACATCAGTATAATCTTAAAGGTGTGAAAGGGTGGAGAAGCTATACTTATACCCCTTACATTCAGGCAGGCATTGGAGGATTTTATTTTAATTCCAAAGGGAAATACGAAGGCAACTGGTATGAATTAAAACCTTTATCTACAGAAGGTGAAGGAATTGTTTCCACAAGAAAAAAATATTCTTCTGTACAGTTTACTATTCCTTTGGGGATTGGAATACGTGTAAAAATTGATCAACAATGGGAGATAGGTTTAGAATATAGCCAATGGATTACTTTTACAGATTATATTGATGATGTTAGTACAACATATTTTGATCCTGTTGCGTTAGAAGAGTATAAAGGACAAGATGCCGTGAACCTTGCGAATCCTTCGCCAACGGCTCTGATAAGCGATCCTTCGAACCCGGGTTACAGTCCGCTGTACAGAAGCACATTGCCTGGACAGCAAAGGGGAGACCCGAGAGACCACGATCATTTTATGGGATTGTTCCTTACAGTATATTATTCTTTTAACGAAAAATATGTGCCAAAACTCAGGTGGTAAACGATAGGTAAACAATATATGAAAAAGGTCTTTTTGGTGGGGATATTGTTTCTGGTTTTAAGAAGTGTTATTATTGCTCAGGATTTTTACCGCTCAGAACTTGGAGTATTTATTGGCACATCCTATTATCTCGGAGATTTAAACCCTTCTAAACATTTTCTTCAAAGCAAGTTAGCCTACGGAATTGTGTATCGTTATAATATAACTCCGCGTTGGGCATTAAAAGTGAATGCTTTTTTAGGAAAACTTGAGGGTGATGATGCGGTATCAAAAGCTAACGAAGACAGAAATTTAAGGTTTCGTTCTCATATATTTGATTTTTCCACTCAAATTGAATTTAATTTTCTACCCTATATTACCGGCGATAAGCAACGCCTAATATCCCCCTATATTTTTGTGGGAGCTTCTCTTTTCAACTTTAACCCTAAAGCAGAACTTGATGAAAAATTATACTCACTTCAGGCACTTGGCACTGAAGGACAAGGAACAACCATCCCTGATACTAAAAAACCATATGCTCTTACCGCTTTTGCCATCCCTTTTGGTATTGGTGTTAAAGTCTCTCCTCACAGAATTTTAAGCATTGGCTTGGAATGGGGTATTAGAAAAACTTTTTCGGATTATATTGACGATGTGAGCACAATATATGTTGACTCTACAATTCTTGCTGCAGAAAACACACTAGCAGCAGCCCAATTAGCCGACAGGTCTTTAACCAATAGAGGGCAACATGCAGGAATGGAAAGAGGAAACCCCAAAACAAAAGACTGGTACGTTTTTACCGGTCTTACAGTTTCTTTCCGTATCAAAGGCAAGCATGACCTCTGTGCTGCTTACAAACAACATCCCAAAATAAAATTTAAATATAAGGACTAATTTGCTCTGTTTTAACGACCTTCCATGAAAGAAAAAATTATTCCTGATAAATTGCCTCAGCATATTGCCATCATTATGGATGGCAATGGACGTTGGGCAAAAAAAAGAGGGGCTATACGAACTTTTGGACATGAAAATGGAGTTGTTGCTGTTAGAGAAACTGTTGAGGTTGCTGCAGAACTGGGAATCAAATACCTGACACTTTATGCTTTCTCCACAGAAAACTGGAACCGACCAAAATACGAAGTTGACGGACTGATGAGATTATTAGTGAAAACAATAAATAATGAAACAAAAACACTAATTCAGAATAATATTCGTTTATTTGCCATTGGTGATTTAAAAAACCTGCACAGAGAATGTTATGATGAGCTTATGAATACTATCGAAATTACTGAAAAAAACGACAGGATGACTCTTACACTTGCATTAAGCTACAGTTCAACATGGGAAATTACTGAAGCTGTTAAAGATATTGCACTAAAAGTTCAAAATAATGAACTGCAGGTTGAAGAAATTACCCCGGAAATGGTGTCAAAATCGTTGTCAACCAAAGATTTGCCAAATCCTTCATTATTAATCAGGACTAGCGGAGAGTATCGTATAAGCAATTTTTTACTTTGGCAAATGGCTTATACCGAATTATATTTTACCCCTGTTCTATGGCCTGATTTCAGAAAAGAGCATTTATATGAAGCGATTATTGATTATCAGAAACGAGAAAGAAGATTTGGAATGACAAGTGAGCAAATAAAACGATGATGTTATTAAAAAACTTTTTAAAACTATTTATCTTTCTGCTTATAAGTTCGCCCTTATATGCTCAGATTACTATTGATGGCCAGAGTGTTATTGATTATTCCAACCCACGTGATTACGAAATACAAAAAATAACATTTAAAGGTGTTAAATTTACAGATACTACAATCTGCAGACTATTAATTGGTATATATGAGGGCGAGGTGGTAACTATTCCCGGAGAGAAAATTACAAAATCTATTAATAATTTATGGAAACAGGGCTTATTTGATGATATTAAAATTTATGCTTCAAAAATTGAAGAAAATAAAATATGGCTTGAAATATACTTGCAGGAGCACCCTCGCCTGGCGGCATCACCCATGTTCTCGGCCAATGTGAAAAAATCAGAAGTGGATGACCTGAGAGAAAAACTTAACCTTATTAAAGGTGACGTTATAACGAATAATATAAAACTTAGGTCTGCCGATATTATCAGAAAATATTATCATGATAAAGGTTTTTATAATGCAGAAGTAAATATTAAGGAAGTTCCTGACACATCTTCATCCAAATACTCTACCCGCCTGAATATTGAAGTTAATAAAAATAAAAAGGTAAGGATCAGAAAAATAAATTTTTTTGGTAACGATAAGGTTTCAACCTACAAGTTGAAACGTGTGATGAAGAAAACCAAGGAAAAAAGTATTTTTAAGCCATTTAACGGGGCGGATACATTATTATTTCAAACTTTAAAAAAATTATTCATACGAGATAGCGTTGATATTGAAACAAATATTCTACACTTTTTTTCAGAGCGTGTCGTGTTCAGAATTTTCAAATCATCCAAGTTTATGAAGGATGAGTACGAAAAAGATAAAATAGCTGTGATTGACAAATACAACGAACTGGGATTCAGGGATTCGCAAATACAATTTGACACTATTGCACGTTCAGGAGAGAATACTATTGACCTTAATATTTATATTAAAGAAGGGAAAACCTATTATTTCAGGAATATTACCTGGACAGGAAATACCAAATATTCAGATAAGGAGTTGAACTCCATACTCAAGATTAAAAAGGGGGATGTATATAACCAGAAACTTCTGGAAACTCATTTGAGTTACAACCCTAACGGGACAGACGTATATTCACTATACATGGATAATGGCTATCTTTTTTTTAGCGCTACACCCGTAGAGGTATTGATAGAAAATGATTCTATAGATATAGAAATAAGAGTTGTTGAAGGGAAACAGGCGTATATAAATAAGGTTACTATACGAGGAAATTCAAAAACAAAAGACCATGTTGTAATTCGTGAAATACGTTCTAAACCAGGGCAATTGTTCAATCGCTCTGATATTATACGTACAACAAGGGAATTAGCGCAATTAAGATATTTTAATGCCGAAAAAATAATCCCCGATATTATCCCAAATCCTGTAGATGGGACTGTAGATATTGAGTATTCTGTTGAAGAAACGTCTTCGGACCAGCTTGAACTTTCGGGAGGATGGGGTATGGGCCGCTTGATAGGCACACTTGGGGTATCATTTAATAACTTTTCAACTAAAAACTTCTTCAAAAAGTCGGCTTGGTCACCCTTACCTTCAGGAGATGGACAAAAACTAAGCATAAGGCTTCAGACAAACGGTAAGTATTATCAGGCATATAACGCTTCTTTTACTGAACCATGGCTTGGGGGTAAAAAACCTCATGCATTAAGCGTTTCAGTATACTATTCTTCACAAACAAACGGCCTGAAAAAAAGTGATTCGAGCCGCCAGGCAATTAATATAACAGGTGCTTCAGTGGGTTTAGGCACTCGTTTGAAATGGCCGGATGATTATTTTACACTTTATAATGAAATTAGTTACCGAAACTATAAACTTAATAATTATTATACATCCTTTGACTTTACTAATGGCAACTCAAATAATTTAAATTATACTCTGACACTATCGCGAAATTCACTTGACCAATGGATATATCCTCGTTCTGGCTCTGAAATTTCTATAATGATGCAGCTTGCACCGCCTATTTCTTTATTTAGAAAAGAAGGATATTATGAAAAATTGCCAGAATCAGAGAAGTACCGATGGATTGAGTACCATAAATGGAAGATTGCAGCTTCTGTTTATACAAAATTGGCAGGAAATTTGGTATTGAGTGTTCGTACTAAATTTGGATTTCTTGGTTCTTATAATAAAAAAATTGGTATTCCGCCTTTTGAAAGATTTTATTTAGGTGGTGACGGCCTTTCAGGATTTTCACTGGATGGCCGAGAACTAATAGCTCTGAGAGGATATCAGAACAATTCGCTCACCCCTCGTAATGACAACGGATATACAGGTGGTGCGATCTTTGATAAATTTACAGTGGAACTGCGCTATCCCATATCTTTAAACCCTATGGCAACAGTTTATGTGCTGGGATTTGCAGAAGCGGGAAATGCCTGGGAAAACTTTAAAAAGTTTAATCCCTTTGATGTTTACCGCTCTGCCGGAATTGGCGTAAGGGTGTATCTGCCCATGTTTGGCATGCTTGGACTTGACTGGGGGTATGGCTTTGACAATATCCCAGGTATAGGTAAAGGTGGAAGCCAGTTTCATTTTTCGATAAACCAATCTATTGATTAATAAAAACCCATGAAATGGAGGTCATTATGAAAAAGTTATTTTTTTTAGTTGTTGTTTTTGCTTTATTTTCATTTAATTCAAATGCACAGAAGTTTGCTTATGTAGATACGGATTATATTTTGGAGAACATGTCAGAGTACAGAGATGCTCAGGAAATTCTTGATAAATTGTCATTGGAATGGCAAAAAGAAATCGAAACAAAATTTTCTGAAATAGATAAAATGTATAAGAATTTTCAGGCCGAAGCCGTTCTTCTCCCCGAAGATATTAAGAAAAAACGTCAGGACGAGATAATTACCAAAGAACGTGAAGCAAAAGACTTGCAGAAAAAAAGATTCGGGAAAGATGGAGACCTTTTTAAGAAAAGACAGGAGTTGATAAAACCTATTCAGGATAAAGTGTATGACGCTATTGAAAGTATAGCCAATTCAAGCGGATATGCATTTATATTTGATAAGTCCAGTAGCACCACTATGCTTTATACAAATACAAAATTTGACAGAAGTGACGATGTACTGGAAAAACTTGGATATAAGCCCGGAGCAATTAAAACCAATGACGATAAAGATGCCAAAGATGATGAATAGTTAGTTTTTTGATGAATAAAAAACATACCTTTGCACTCAATTTGATAAAAAACAATTAATAAATTTTAATATATGAAAAAAGTAATCACGGTTGTACTTATTATTCTTATGGTTGGAATATCAAGCGAAACATTTGCTCAGAAAAAGCAGAAATTCGGGCATATTGATTCTAATGAACTACTGAAATTAATGCCTGGTAGAGATTCCGCGATGATTGTAATTCAGGATTATGCAAAAACTCTTGAAAATCAGCTTAAAGCAATGCAAAATGAACTGGAAACCAAATATCAAAATTATCTGGCAAATGAGCCAAACATGACTGCCTTGATTAAACAGACCAATCAAAAAGAGCTTCAGGATTTGCAAGCAAGAATTGAAGCATTTCAGGAATCTGCACAGGATGAACTCGAAACGAAGCAAAATGAACTTTTAAAACCCATAATTGATAAAGCAAAAGCAGCTATCGAAAAAGTTGGTAAGGACAACCTTTATACCTACATTTTTGATGCAGGGCTTGGTGTTTTGCTCTATGTTGACCCTACTGAAGATATTTTACCCATGGTAAAAAAAGAACTCGGGCTGAATTAAAAATAATTTGTCAAAAATAAAAAATCAAAAATTCCTGTTGGGGTTTTTGATTTTTTTTTAAAGAATAAAATATCAAAGAAATCAGTCATAACTTAAACAATGAAAAAAAACTTTTTTGTTATAGAAGCATTGTGTCTTGCATTATTTATTAATATAAGTACCCCTTCATGGTCGCAGCAAGCAAAACCTGTTAAGATAAGTGGTAACATAGAAAATAACAAATTTACCACCGTTTCATTGATTCATATTGGGAAAGAAGCGAAACTTGATACTGTTGCTGCTATGGATGCTCAGGGTGTTTTCAATATCTTAAAAGACATTTCTACTCCGGATTTTTATAAACTGCAGTTCGACAACAGCAATGCCATTATGATGATATTATATCCCGGTGATAATATTGAACTCAGAACCGATGCGAGTGATTTTTTTAATAAATTAACCATTAAAGGCAGCGAACAGACTTTGCAGGTATACACAAATCAGAAAGTTATTTCTTCGGCAAAACAAAAGCTTGATAGTATAAACAATTTATTAGCCAGAGAAAAATTTTCTTCACAATATGATTCTATTTTAATAGTGAGCAGACTTGCTTACGAGCAAATTGAACTGGATAAAGATAAAACTTTATCTTCATTTATATTAAAAAACCCTTGCTCGCTGGCTGTTTTGTTTTTGATAGAATCTTTACCTTTAGATAAACATATCAACGCATATACAGGAGCTGATTCATGCCTCTTTTTAAATTTTCCTGATAATTTTTTTGTAAAAAACTTTCACAACAGTTACACCGGGGCCACTAAAACAGCTATTGGTTCGGTTGCACCTGATTTTACACTACCCGACTCAGCAGGTATAAAAATCAGTTTGAGTTCTCTTCGTGGGAAATATGTACTTGTTGATTTCTGGGCATCCTGGTGTGGTCCATGCAAAAAAGAACTTCCCAATCTTATAAAGTTATATAAAGATTTTAAGTCTTCAAAATTTGAAATTCTTGGAGTTTCGCTTGACAAAACAAGAGCAGCATGGGTTGGAGCCATACGTTCTGAAAAACTCAGCTGGATACACGTCAGCGACCTTAAATACTGGCAATCGGAAGTTGTGCCCTTATATCATATCACCGGAATACCGCATATGATTTTACTTGACCCTGAAGGGAAAATTATTGCGAAAAACCTTAGAGGAGAAGAATTATACCATACCATTAAAGACATTCTTAAATAATTTTTGGCAACAGAAAAATATTACCGGATTATTGAAAAAACACGAGAATATGTAATGCGTGAGTTTTCCGGCGAGGGTTCAGGCCATGACTGGTGGCATATTTACAGAGTTCACAAACTTTCGGTTTATATTGCTAAAAAAGAAAATGCTGATTTGTTTCCTGTAGAAATGGCTTCTCTGATGCATGAGCTTGATGACTGGAAATTTAATGCTGAAGGCTCTGATAAAACCGGACATTGGCTGCAACAATGTCAGCTTGGAAATAATGATATAAAGAAAATTAAACAAATTATTTCAAAAGTTTCTTTCAAAGGAGCAGGAGAAAAGAGCACAGGATTGACATTGGAAGAAATGGTGGTACAGGATGCCGACCGCCTTGATGCTATGGGTGCAATAGGTATCGCCAGAGCTTTTGCTTATGGGGGCTTCAAAAACAGGGAAATATATAATCCGGATATTCAACCTGTGTTACATAAAAACTTTTCTGAATATAAGAAGAGCCAAAGCCATACCATTAATCATTTTTATGAAAAGCTTTTATTGCTGAGTGGCCGGATGAATACTGCAACAGCAGAGTCTCTGGCGGCAAAACGTCATCAGTTTATTGAAAAATTTCTGAAAGAGTTTTTCAACGAGTGGAACTTCAATGAAAAAGATAATTCGGTTTAGAAATAATAGAAGAAAGAGTACATCAAGCGGATATTACTGACAGGTTTTACATTTTGCACTTCTCCTAAACTATTATTTTTGTTTCCATACCCGGCTACAGTATAATCGCCTTCAATGCCCATTTTTATTTTTCCAGAAATAAAAACAAAACGTGGAGAAATCCGATATACATAAGAAATATTCCATCCGCGTGCAAAATATGAGTTTTGATTCGTCCAGTCCAGAATATTTTCGAAAGCGCCTAAGTTTTTTGTATATCCGCCCAAAATACCAAAACGGAATTTTTCTCCATTGGTAGATAAATCCATCCAGCTTGAAACAGTGTATAATGGAGTGTAACTGAAATCACCTCTTGCAACAGTGGTGCTGTCTGTGGTGTATCTGTATGCATAGCCACCGAGCATTGTTTGATTGTAAAGGTCTTGCCCATAAATACCGGATAGCTTGAAGGTGATTTTCGGGCAGCGGTATTTAAAACATACCGAGAATGCGTACGTATTTATGCTCACATTTGTAGCATAATTGCTGTCGGTAACAAGGCGGGGCGTAAGTATTTTGTAGTCAGCGCAACCGCTAACAAATATTTCACGGGATTTATCTTCATTGAAATGCTGATAAGAAATCCTGAGGTTTAAATCGGGCATGGCGGCATTGGTTAATGAAGCGGGGCCTCCCCAGCTGGCAAAATCACGCTGCGACATTACGGAAAGCATAAATTTTACTTCCTTAAATTTTTGTACAACTTTTATCTGAGGGTTTCTGGAGAATGGTTGAAAAGGGCAGCCTGTGTTTACTGCCATTATTTCGGGGAAACACTCTTCTGCGAACATACCATGCCATGTTTGCCCAATCGTAAGTTCTGTGTTTGTCCAAGATAATTTCCCAAAAGCGTGACGTAACCTGAAGCAATTAATACTGGCATCGGTAGTGCCGTAAAATTCTGCTTCAATCACTCCCGAAGTCTTTGCTCCAAAAGCATTAGGACCTGTAATATCTCCTCTTAACCGGCTCTGAATGGATAAAATGTTGAAAGAGGTTTTGGAATTAACATCTATGCTGTCGGCATCATATAAAACATTTTCGGGGTAAAGATAAAAATGACCTTCACGAATACCTACTGTTTTTCGGTAATCATAAAAAAAATCATTTTTAACGTATCCTGAGAAATGTATGCCGAATTTTTTCTGTTCTTCCTGAGCAGAGCATATCATGGACAGAAGTATCAGAAATACGAATAGTAATTTTTTGTACATAGAATTTGATTGAGTTATTAATAAAGAAACTTTCATGAATTTTTACAAATATACATAAGCATGAAATAAAATCAAAAATTTATGAAAGTTTGCTAATCCGATATTTGGCGGATTACTTTAATGGGAGCCAGTAAAAAAATAATTTATTTTAAAAGAGTAATAGTTCCGTTAAAATTATATTCTTTTTTATCGTAACCAACGGCCTCAATGATATAAAAATAAGTTCCATCAGCACAAACTCCATCACTGTTGCTTGTCCCGTTCCAAACGTCTTTCTTTTCCATTTCAACAGAAAAGTCTATAAAGTTATTGTTAAATATTTTTTTACCCCAACGGTTGAAAATAGAAATCGTCAGGCTCTGTATACCTTGCGATTCAATCTGAAAGACATCATTATAGGAATCTCCGTTAGGAGTGAAAACATTGGGTATTTTAATTTCTGAAGGTATTAATGCATGCACCAAAAGAGTGTCGGCATCTTCACAGAAATTTGGTGGGCCGCTGGAAACAACAAGTATAACCATGTAATCGCCCATATCATTATAGATAAAAGGAGGAGGATTTTGTAATGTAGAAATGTTATTGGGTGAAGACGGGTCACCGAAATCCCAGTGGTACGTAATTGAACCAGGACCAGAAATATCATCAAAATAAGTAAACTGAACCTCAAAGGGAACATACCCCTCGGGGGGATATGGATTACTTATAATTTCCGAATTGATAAGAGTTTGTGTAGATATGCTTGCCGATTCAACAACAAAGCAATTATGAGCTGAATATGTCACCGTGCACGTGTAGCCACCCGGGCAAAGGTTAATAACATTTGCACTTGTCTGCGATGTATTGCTCCATGCATAACTAACGGGCGGTGAATAATTATCACTTAACAAAGTTGAAATAGTGCCGTTACAATACCCTGTGCAGGTTTGGTCTAAGGAGTTCAATGTGAGTATAACATGAGGCGGTTGTTCTAAAATAACAAAATTTGTGGCCGTACAGCCAATATCATCAGTAACTGTCACAAAATACTGCCCTGCCCCGAGATTTCCCATGGAGCTATTTGTTCCAAAAATATTTGTACCGTCAGACCATGAATAAGAATAGGGTTCAAGTCCCGTGTAACCTGTTACAGTTGCAGAGCCATCGGTATAGCCGTAACAGGTAACAGAATCCACCTGAGTTATCTGTGATGTGAGGTTGCTGATGCTAACCATTACACTGTCGATGGTATGATAACCACAGCCGTCGTTTACGGTTACATAATACATACTCGGTGTGGTGGGGTTAACAGTTACATACGGGGTATTTCCCGCATAATCACTCCATTCATAAGTCATGGGGTGGCCGTCATTATAAAATCCTCCGTAAACAATAACTCCAATATAGGCAGGAACACCATTGCAGCTATGAACATAAGCTGGGTCCATAACCGTTGATAAAGGTGGATAATCTTTAATGATAATGGTAATCGTATCAAGTCCTCCGCAAGCAGTATTAACGTAAATTATTTCAACTGTTTCTGGGGTTTCATTTATACCATCGGAAATGGGGTCAATTTCAAAATAAACTAAAGTGTCCCCGGGGTATATCACCAGACTGTCAGGTACGGCTGGATAGTCAATGTCTTCAATGGCTGTGCCACCAATGGTATAATGAATTACAATAGTTTCTGTTGCAGGTTGCCCAAGGTGGAAGGTTATTATGGCATTGTTGCATCCTTCAACTGCAACAGTATCAATGTTTGAAGTATATGACGTAGAGAAAGAAAGTCCGTTGGACATAAAACTGTTTTCTTCAAGAAAAACTCCGGAGTCGAATATTTGGTCACCTGCATCTCCTACAGCAAGTTTGATGTGGTATTGCTGACATGCCTGTAGAATAATCTGAGCCGTATATACTTTGGTGAGCCTGTCATACTGAAAATATTGGCCTCCTGTATTTAGCCAAGACCAGGTACTGCCGGCGGAGCAGACATTATCTATAGTTACATAATTGTTCGGATTGTTGGGCATCAGCGCGATGTTGACAGCGCCATTGGAAAAAGGGCCTGCAATTCCCGGGCCGCTGATAAAAAAGCCAAAAACATCGTTGAAGTTTGAATTACAATACTCGTCAAATTCCTCTGAGCCAAAAACATACCTGAAACGAACCGTATCGGATATAGGGACAAAATCAAATTCCAGAACAGCTTTATCATTTACCGAATACCCTTGGATTAAAAGTTGTAAATCATCATCGGAACCTGTCCCCATCTGATTAGAATAATTCCCCGCATTATTATTAGGGCCAATGGCATATGCAGCAGTACCCGAAGTTAAAATAATCCCCCCGGTAAATCCAAGTTGAGTTGTGGCTGCGCCAGTAGTAGTAAAACTTCCTATCATGTCAGAAGTGATATTTGCAGCGCTGCCATTAAATGTTCCATTACTAACCGTAATACCACTGCCTATCAAAACATCTTGTATCAGTTGAATAGGTGTCTTTCCCAGCGCAGTCCCTTGTGTGACGGATAACTGTGCAAAGGTTGTGGGGGTGATTAATAAAATTAATAGGTTGGTTACAAGAAAACTATAACAAATATAATGAAATTTTTTCATAAATGTATGATTGAGTTTATT
This window harbors:
- a CDS encoding BamA/TamA family outer membrane protein; its protein translation is MMLLKNFLKLFIFLLISSPLYAQITIDGQSVIDYSNPRDYEIQKITFKGVKFTDTTICRLLIGIYEGEVVTIPGEKITKSINNLWKQGLFDDIKIYASKIEENKIWLEIYLQEHPRLAASPMFSANVKKSEVDDLREKLNLIKGDVITNNIKLRSADIIRKYYHDKGFYNAEVNIKEVPDTSSSKYSTRLNIEVNKNKKVRIRKINFFGNDKVSTYKLKRVMKKTKEKSIFKPFNGADTLLFQTLKKLFIRDSVDIETNILHFFSERVVFRIFKSSKFMKDEYEKDKIAVIDKYNELGFRDSQIQFDTIARSGENTIDLNIYIKEGKTYYFRNITWTGNTKYSDKELNSILKIKKGDVYNQKLLETHLSYNPNGTDVYSLYMDNGYLFFSATPVEVLIENDSIDIEIRVVEGKQAYINKVTIRGNSKTKDHVVIREIRSKPGQLFNRSDIIRTTRELAQLRYFNAEKIIPDIIPNPVDGTVDIEYSVEETSSDQLELSGGWGMGRLIGTLGVSFNNFSTKNFFKKSAWSPLPSGDGQKLSIRLQTNGKYYQAYNASFTEPWLGGKKPHALSVSVYYSSQTNGLKKSDSSRQAINITGASVGLGTRLKWPDDYFTLYNEISYRNYKLNNYYTSFDFTNGNSNNLNYTLTLSRNSLDQWIYPRSGSEISIMMQLAPPISLFRKEGYYEKLPESEKYRWIEYHKWKIAASVYTKLAGNLVLSVRTKFGFLGSYNKKIGIPPFERFYLGGDGLSGFSLDGRELIALRGYQNNSLTPRNDNGYTGGAIFDKFTVELRYPISLNPMATVYVLGFAEAGNAWENFKKFNPFDVYRSAGIGVRVYLPMFGMLGLDWGYGFDNIPGIGKGGSQFHFSINQSID
- a CDS encoding OmpH family outer membrane protein, with the translated sequence MKKLFFLVVVFALFSFNSNAQKFAYVDTDYILENMSEYRDAQEILDKLSLEWQKEIETKFSEIDKMYKNFQAEAVLLPEDIKKKRQDEIITKEREAKDLQKKRFGKDGDLFKKRQELIKPIQDKVYDAIESIANSSGYAFIFDKSSSTTMLYTNTKFDRSDDVLEKLGYKPGAIKTNDDKDAKDDE
- a CDS encoding NAD kinase, which translates into the protein MKAALFAINFIEELEPYYIELLEKLKYYNFTLCIYKPFFDQLLKNGIVSQSNEVFNSFEDIKSNVDFFFSVGGDGTLLKTIPLIRDSGIPVLGFNTGRLGFLSGISKDEITEAIECIIEKKYTIEKRALIRLNKPIGLFGENNFGLNEITVHKRDSSSMITIQAYINDVFLNTYWADGLIISTPTGSTAYSLSCGGPIVAPDSSNFIITPISIHNLTVRPLVIPDDVRIKLKIEGREDNYLVTLDSNNIVTSSSIELEIVKEYFCINIVQLNKHSFFSTIREKLMWGWDKRN
- a CDS encoding DUF6089 family protein; translated protein: MKKIIILLLLALVLTDLSFAQKRYRSRYRNQAWKKDMHKIYLGLGASNFFGDLGGANKIGSTSFSLRDFDIQAVRPAIQLGYLYRFDQYWAWRTSFDYIWLSGNDKWTNELFRTNRNLNFRTPIYGLSTSIVFLYEIKQKGHQYNLKGVKGWRSYTYTPYIQAGIGGFYFNSKGKYEGNWYELKPLSTEGEGIVSTRKKYSSVQFTIPLGIGIRVKIDQQWEIGLEYSQWITFTDYIDDVSTTYFDPVALEEYKGQDAVNLANPSPTALISDPSNPGYSPLYRSTLPGQQRGDPRDHDHFMGLFLTVYYSFNEKYVPKLRW
- a CDS encoding isoprenyl transferase; protein product: MKEKIIPDKLPQHIAIIMDGNGRWAKKRGAIRTFGHENGVVAVRETVEVAAELGIKYLTLYAFSTENWNRPKYEVDGLMRLLVKTINNETKTLIQNNIRLFAIGDLKNLHRECYDELMNTIEITEKNDRMTLTLALSYSSTWEITEAVKDIALKVQNNELQVEEITPEMVSKSLSTKDLPNPSLLIRTSGEYRISNFLLWQMAYTELYFTPVLWPDFRKEHLYEAIIDYQKRERRFGMTSEQIKR
- a CDS encoding DUF6089 family protein, with the translated sequence MKKVFLVGILFLVLRSVIIAQDFYRSELGVFIGTSYYLGDLNPSKHFLQSKLAYGIVYRYNITPRWALKVNAFLGKLEGDDAVSKANEDRNLRFRSHIFDFSTQIEFNFLPYITGDKQRLISPYIFVGASLFNFNPKAELDEKLYSLQALGTEGQGTTIPDTKKPYALTAFAIPFGIGVKVSPHRILSIGLEWGIRKTFSDYIDDVSTIYVDSTILAAENTLAAAQLADRSLTNRGQHAGMERGNPKTKDWYVFTGLTVSFRIKGKHDLCAAYKQHPKIKFKYKD